A DNA window from Impatiens glandulifera chromosome 7, dImpGla2.1, whole genome shotgun sequence contains the following coding sequences:
- the LOC124910720 gene encoding GDSL esterase/lipase At5g08460-like, protein MMISNDEQVTAMFAFGDSLIDNGNNNFLNSFAKANYIPYGIDFNGGIPSGRFTNGLTIIDYLGELLGLPLIPAFANPFKNIHKGVNYASAAAGILQLTGQNLGERFSLRQQVDNFRMTLTELRIQMNRQDLSKYLKKSIAVMILGSNDYLNNYLNPAFPSSKFYNPEAFANLLINRYTTHILTLHGHGLRKFLLAGVAPMGCIPSQLAVSATGKCSKYVNNVVEMFNRRLKSLVIRLNTEFPESIFVYGDTFAAFSELIQNSTKYGLNVADKGCCGVGRNKGQISCLPFFRPCRNRDEYVFWDAFHPTQAANRIIAQRAYNNNNGTSFNYCYPINVKQMAHL, encoded by the exons atgatgatttcAAATGATGAACAGGTGACAGCCATGTTTGCCTTCGGAGACTCGTTAATAGACAATGGAAATAATAATTTCCTAAATTCTTTTGCTAAAGCTAATTACATTCCTTATGGAATTGATTTTAATGGCGGCATTCCTTCTGGAAGATTCACCAATGGACTCACAATTATTGATTATCtag GAGAATTGTTGGGTCTTCCTTTAATTCCAGCTTTTGCGAATCCATTTAAAAACATTCATAAAGGAGTCAATTATGCTTCTGCAGCTGCCGGCATCCTTCAACTGACCGGACAAAACCTa GGGGAACGATTTAGTTTAAGGCAACAAGTGGATAACTTCAGAATGACATTGACTGAACTAAGGATACAAATGAACCGACAGGATCTATCTAAATACTTAAAGAAATCGATCGCGGTTATGATCTTAGGAAGCAACGATTATCTCAACAACTATCTTAATCCCGCTTTCCCATCGAGCAAATTTTACAATCCTGAAGcatttgctaaccttctcattAATCGCTACACAACTCATATCTTG ACACTACATGGACATGGATTGCGTAAATTCTTGTTGGCCGGAGTGGCGCCAATGGGTTGCATACCTAGCCAGTTGGCGGTTTCTGCGACGGGAAAATGTTCTAAATACGTGAATAATGTGGTGGAGATGTTTAACCGGCGTCTGAAAAGTCTTGTTATTCGATTGAACACTGAATTTCCTGAATCTATCTTTGTTTATGGAGATACTTTTGCGGCTTTCAGTGAGTTAATTCAAAATTCTACAAAATACG GTTTGAATGTTGCTGATAAAGGGTGTTGTGGGGTTGGAAGGAATAAAGGGCAAATATCATGTTTGCCATTTTTTCGTCCATGTAGAAATAGAGATGAATATGTTTTCTGGGATGCTTTTCATCCAACTCAAGCTGCTAATCGAATTATTGCTCAAAGggcttataataataataatggtacatcttttaattattgttatccAATCAATGTCAAACAAATGGCGCACCTCTAA